A region from the Methylocystis iwaonis genome encodes:
- the metF gene encoding methylenetetrahydrofolate reductase [NAD(P)H]: MFNALHPTASGTRFNISYEFFPPKTAEMETQLWASVKRLEALRPHFVSVTYGAGGSTRERTHAIVARIARETIMKPAAHLTCVSSSKEEIDEILRAYWEAGVRHIVALRGDPPTGVGTVFEPNPKGYASSSDLVNGIRRLHDFEISVSTYPEGHPESRSIEQDLDALQAKIDAGATRAITQFFFDNDVYFRFLDKARARGITIPIVPGIMPIRNFKQVANFAAKAGASVPRWVAERFDGLDEDQETRALVAATTAVEQVMGLARAGVEEFHFYTNNRADMVFAICHLLGVRPLREKADA, from the coding sequence ATGTTCAACGCGCTGCATCCGACCGCCTCCGGCACGCGGTTCAATATCTCTTACGAATTCTTTCCGCCCAAGACGGCGGAGATGGAGACGCAGCTCTGGGCGTCGGTGAAGCGCCTCGAAGCGTTGCGGCCGCATTTCGTTTCCGTCACCTATGGCGCGGGCGGCTCGACGCGCGAGCGCACCCATGCGATCGTCGCGCGCATCGCCCGCGAGACCATCATGAAGCCGGCGGCGCATCTCACCTGCGTGTCGTCCTCAAAAGAAGAGATCGACGAGATTCTTCGCGCCTATTGGGAGGCTGGCGTGCGCCACATCGTGGCGTTGCGCGGCGATCCGCCGACAGGCGTGGGCACGGTGTTTGAACCCAATCCCAAGGGCTACGCCAGCTCCTCCGATCTCGTGAACGGCATTCGCCGCCTGCATGATTTCGAGATTTCGGTGTCGACCTATCCCGAGGGCCATCCGGAGAGCCGTTCCATCGAACAGGATCTCGACGCGTTGCAAGCGAAGATCGACGCCGGCGCGACGCGCGCTATCACGCAATTCTTCTTCGACAACGACGTCTACTTCCGCTTTCTCGACAAGGCGCGCGCGCGCGGCATAACGATCCCGATCGTGCCGGGCATCATGCCGATCCGCAACTTCAAGCAGGTTGCCAACTTCGCGGCGAAGGCGGGCGCAAGCGTGCCGCGCTGGGTCGCCGAGCGTTTCGACGGCCTCGACGAAGATCAAGAGACCCGTGCGCTCGTCGCCGCGACGACCGCCGTCGAGCAGGTGATGGGCCTCGCCCGCGCCGGCGTCGAGGAGTTTCATTTCTACACCAACAACCGCGCCGATATGGTCTTCGCCATCTGCCACCTGCTCGGCGTTCGTCCCCTTCGTGAGAAAGCAGACGCATGA
- a CDS encoding c-type cytochrome, translated as MASYSRAPVFISLAASAALFAAPALAAGDAQKGAVIAKRWCASCHVVSGDQTTAVADAPSFFDIAKRRADKKQIGNFLIDPHPPMPDMHLSRREIDDITSYIRSLDPSPRPPEQKDKDDALPQKG; from the coding sequence ATGGCATCATATTCACGCGCCCCCGTCTTCATCAGCCTTGCTGCGAGCGCCGCGCTTTTCGCTGCGCCCGCTCTCGCCGCCGGGGATGCGCAAAAGGGCGCGGTCATCGCCAAGCGCTGGTGCGCGAGCTGCCATGTCGTCTCCGGCGATCAGACGACGGCGGTCGCCGACGCGCCCTCCTTTTTCGACATCGCCAAGCGGCGCGCCGACAAAAAGCAAATCGGCAATTTCCTCATCGACCCGCACCCGCCGATGCCGGACATGCATCTTTCGCGCAGGGAGATCGACGACATCACGAGCTACATCCGCAGCCTCGATCCGAGCCCCCGGCCCCCGGAGCAGAAGGACAAGGACGATGCGCTGCCGCAGAAGGGCTGA
- a CDS encoding acyl CoA:acetate/3-ketoacid CoA transferase, with the protein MANNKVISADEAIALIRDNDVVTTTGFVQSCIPEALHAALEKRFVESQHPRDLTLIMTAGAGDSKGLGTGRFHHEGLLKRVIAANFGRMPKVAQAAQENKILGYNLPQGVISQLYRACAAGQPGLFSKVGLYTYVDPRFGGGKVNDVTTEDIVKYHNIQGEEWLFYISTKIDVAFIRGTSADPSGNISMEKEALVLDNLAQAMAAHNNGGLVIAQVERIVEQGSIKPKDVHVPGILVSAVVVADQPEMHRMNYGVMYNAALAGEVRVPVEKLSKMPLDERKVIARRASFELPPNGVVNLGVGAPEGIAAVANEEKLTPYITLTTEAGAIGGVLASGSSFGAATNADSIIQQNQQFDFYDGGGLDMTCLGMAECDLQGNVNTSKFGGRLNGCGGFINISQNARLVVFAGTFTNGGLRVEIADGKVNILQEGRNKKFLNSVEQTTFSGKFAQKRKQPVYYVTERCVFQLKENGLELVEVAPGIDIDKHILPFMDFKPIINDPQLMDRRIFIDEPMGLINDLLNLNLDQRISYDAARNILFLNLEGWNARTKKDVDEMRQALVAACQKVGKRVNSVVNHDGARIAEALYDDYAEMIEYLSQHYYLTTTRYATSAFARMKMKEAMAKRGLQPHVFERREAAETFLEVVAAEEEKAPV; encoded by the coding sequence ATGGCGAATAACAAGGTCATCAGCGCCGACGAGGCGATTGCGCTCATCCGCGACAATGATGTCGTGACCACCACGGGCTTCGTTCAAAGCTGCATCCCGGAGGCGCTTCACGCCGCGCTGGAGAAGCGTTTCGTCGAGTCCCAGCATCCGCGCGACCTGACCTTGATCATGACCGCCGGAGCCGGCGACTCCAAGGGCCTCGGCACCGGCCGCTTCCATCACGAGGGCCTGCTCAAGCGCGTCATCGCCGCCAATTTCGGCCGCATGCCCAAGGTCGCCCAGGCCGCCCAGGAAAATAAGATTCTGGGCTACAACCTGCCCCAGGGCGTCATCTCGCAGCTCTACCGCGCCTGCGCCGCCGGCCAGCCCGGCCTGTTCTCGAAAGTCGGCCTTTATACTTATGTCGATCCGCGCTTTGGCGGCGGCAAGGTGAACGACGTCACCACCGAAGACATCGTCAAATATCACAACATCCAGGGCGAGGAGTGGCTCTTCTACATCTCGACCAAGATCGACGTCGCCTTCATCCGCGGCACCTCGGCGGATCCTTCCGGCAATATCAGCATGGAGAAGGAAGCGCTCGTCCTCGACAATCTCGCCCAGGCCATGGCCGCGCATAACAATGGCGGCCTTGTCATCGCGCAGGTCGAGCGCATCGTCGAGCAGGGCTCGATCAAGCCCAAGGACGTGCATGTGCCAGGCATTCTGGTCTCGGCCGTCGTCGTCGCCGATCAGCCGGAAATGCACCGGATGAATTACGGTGTCATGTACAATGCGGCGCTCGCCGGCGAAGTCCGCGTGCCGGTCGAGAAGCTTTCGAAAATGCCGCTCGACGAGCGCAAGGTGATTGCCCGCCGCGCCTCCTTCGAGCTGCCGCCGAATGGCGTCGTCAACCTCGGCGTCGGCGCGCCGGAAGGCATCGCCGCCGTCGCCAATGAAGAAAAGCTCACGCCCTATATCACGCTGACGACGGAAGCCGGCGCGATCGGCGGCGTGCTCGCCTCGGGTTCGAGCTTCGGCGCGGCGACCAACGCCGACAGCATCATCCAGCAGAACCAGCAGTTCGACTTCTATGATGGCGGCGGTCTCGACATGACCTGCCTCGGCATGGCCGAATGCGACCTGCAGGGCAACGTCAACACCTCGAAGTTCGGTGGGCGCCTCAACGGCTGCGGCGGCTTCATCAACATCAGCCAGAACGCGCGTCTCGTCGTCTTCGCCGGCACCTTCACCAATGGCGGGCTGCGCGTCGAGATCGCCGACGGCAAGGTCAATATCCTTCAGGAAGGCCGCAACAAGAAGTTCCTGAATTCCGTCGAGCAGACGACCTTCTCGGGCAAATTCGCGCAAAAGCGCAAGCAGCCGGTCTATTACGTCACGGAGCGCTGCGTCTTCCAGCTCAAGGAGAATGGTCTGGAGCTGGTCGAGGTCGCGCCCGGCATCGACATCGACAAGCACATTCTGCCCTTCATGGACTTCAAGCCGATCATCAATGATCCGCAGCTCATGGACCGTCGCATCTTCATCGACGAGCCCATGGGGCTGATCAACGATCTGCTCAACCTCAATCTCGATCAGCGCATCAGCTACGACGCCGCGCGCAATATTCTCTTCCTCAATCTCGAGGGCTGGAATGCGCGCACCAAGAAGGACGTCGACGAAATGCGCCAGGCGCTCGTCGCGGCCTGCCAGAAGGTCGGCAAGCGCGTGAATTCCGTGGTCAACCACGATGGCGCGCGGATCGCCGAGGCGCTCTACGACGATTACGCCGAGATGATCGAATATCTGAGCCAGCATTATTATCTGACGACGACGCGCTATGCGACGAGCGCCTTCGCCCGCATGAAGATGAAGGAAGCCATGGCCAAGCGTGGCCTGCAGCCCCACGTCTTCGAGCGCCGCGAGGCGGCCGAGACCTTCCTCGAAGTGGTCGCGGCCGAAGAGGAAAAGGCGCCTGTATAA
- a CDS encoding ArsR/SmtB family transcription factor — protein MTAPNSLRLDPALAALNAAAEETRLRLLALLSQSELTVSEVVTILGQSQPRVSRHLKLLVEAGLVERRREGAWAFFRLSPSGQAGAMARDIAAWLDPNDAVLAEDQARLEDVRQARAENAARYFAAHAAEWDDIRSLHVPETRVEDAMREAVGDAPVRTLLDLGAGAGRMLELFAPLAERAIGVDLSTAMLAVARGRMEETGLRNVQLRQGDIYALPIERNSVDLAIMHQVLHYLDDPPRALREAARVLAPGGRLLVVDFAPHQEEALRDKHAHRRLGFSETEIADLLAQAGLETVKHRALSPAPGEGAKLTVSLWLARDPRMFADPIPASSYETA, from the coding sequence ATGACCGCCCCCAATTCCCTCAGGCTGGACCCCGCGCTCGCGGCGCTCAACGCCGCCGCCGAGGAGACTCGGCTGCGGCTGCTCGCGCTGCTTTCGCAGTCCGAGCTTACCGTCAGCGAGGTCGTCACCATTCTTGGCCAGTCGCAGCCGCGCGTTTCCCGCCATCTGAAGCTTCTGGTAGAGGCAGGCCTGGTCGAGCGCCGGCGTGAAGGCGCCTGGGCATTCTTCCGACTGTCGCCCTCGGGACAGGCGGGGGCTATGGCGCGCGACATCGCCGCCTGGCTCGACCCCAATGATGCGGTTCTCGCCGAGGATCAGGCGCGCCTCGAAGACGTGCGCCAGGCCCGCGCCGAAAACGCCGCCCGCTATTTCGCCGCCCACGCCGCCGAATGGGACGATATCCGCTCGCTGCATGTGCCCGAGACGCGGGTCGAGGACGCCATGCGCGAGGCCGTGGGCGATGCGCCGGTGCGCACCCTGCTCGATCTCGGCGCCGGCGCCGGGCGCATGCTGGAGCTCTTCGCCCCGCTCGCGGAACGCGCCATCGGCGTCGATCTTTCGACGGCTATGCTTGCCGTCGCGCGCGGACGCATGGAGGAGACGGGGCTGCGCAACGTCCAATTGCGCCAGGGCGACATTTACGCTTTGCCGATCGAGCGCAACTCCGTCGATCTCGCGATCATGCATCAGGTGCTGCACTATCTCGATGATCCGCCGCGCGCGCTGCGCGAGGCGGCGCGCGTATTGGCGCCCGGCGGGCGGCTGCTCGTCGTCGACTTCGCGCCCCATCAGGAAGAGGCGCTGCGCGACAAGCACGCCCATCGCCGCCTCGGCTTTTCCGAAACCGAGATCGCCGACCTTCTCGCCCAGGCGGGCTTGGAGACAGTGAAGCACCGCGCGCTTTCGCCTGCGCCCGGCGAAGGCGCAAAGCTCACTGTTTCACTGTGGCTCGCGCGCGATCCGCGCATGTTCGCCGATCCGATTCCTGCTTCTTCCTATGAGACCGCCTGA
- the queE gene encoding 7-carboxy-7-deazaguanine synthase encodes MAYAVKEAFKTLQGEGRHAGRAAVFCRFAGCNLWSGREQDRAAAECRFCDTDFIGTSGEGGAKFADAQALAAHLAALWGPGREGRFIVLTGGEPMLQIDAALVDALHAEGFEIAVETNGTLPATPGLDWICVSPKAGTTLAQTRGDELKLVYPQEGADPAVYENLDFRHFLLQPMDGPEILRNTRAAVDYCLAHPRWRLSLQTHKMIGVK; translated from the coding sequence GTGGCTTACGCGGTCAAGGAAGCTTTCAAAACGCTGCAGGGCGAAGGACGGCACGCGGGCCGCGCCGCCGTCTTCTGCCGCTTCGCCGGATGCAATTTATGGAGCGGGCGGGAGCAAGATCGCGCGGCGGCCGAATGCCGCTTTTGCGATACGGATTTCATCGGAACGAGCGGCGAGGGAGGGGCCAAATTCGCCGACGCCCAGGCGCTCGCCGCGCATCTCGCCGCGCTTTGGGGACCGGGCCGCGAGGGCCGGTTCATCGTGCTGACCGGCGGCGAGCCTATGCTTCAAATCGACGCGGCCCTTGTGGACGCGCTCCACGCGGAGGGGTTCGAGATCGCCGTTGAGACCAATGGGACGCTCCCCGCAACGCCCGGCCTGGATTGGATTTGCGTCTCTCCCAAGGCCGGAACGACGCTCGCGCAGACGCGCGGCGACGAATTGAAGCTCGTCTATCCGCAGGAAGGAGCCGATCCGGCCGTCTATGAAAACCTGGACTTCCGCCATTTTCTGTTGCAGCCCATGGACGGCCCCGAGATTCTGCGCAATACGAGGGCCGCGGTCGACTACTGCCTCGCCCATCCGCGCTGGCGGCTGTCGCTGCAAACGCACAAGATGATCGGGGTGAAGTGA
- a CDS encoding tetratricopeptide repeat protein has translation MVGSAQKYFTLAAPQTTKRVALPLGLFAASFAMLVTAFVAPAPALDAPSARAPETTPLPIFKNPRAALRAGLESYHAGDAATSVAALRYAAEGGEPLAQWKLGRMYADGDGVNRDDAKAYDYFSKIVDHFAEEEPDPRERSMAANAFVAVGLYLRDGLTSAKIEPDLDRAFDLFRYAATYFRNADAQFYLARMYLDGAGVKKDMRQGVNWLELAARKGHAQAQAMLGRLMFNGEAGGGAQKARGLMYLTLARDAAAGGGVNEQWIVDSHAKALATANEAERKAAVALLEDYLRERN, from the coding sequence ATGGTCGGATCCGCGCAAAAATATTTTACTCTCGCCGCACCGCAAACGACAAAGCGTGTGGCGCTTCCGCTCGGCCTCTTCGCGGCGAGCTTCGCCATGCTCGTGACCGCCTTCGTCGCCCCCGCCCCGGCGCTCGACGCCCCCTCCGCGCGCGCGCCGGAGACAACGCCGCTTCCCATCTTCAAGAATCCCCGCGCCGCTCTGCGCGCCGGGCTGGAGAGCTATCACGCCGGCGATGCGGCCACCTCCGTCGCCGCGCTGCGCTACGCCGCCGAAGGGGGCGAGCCGCTGGCGCAGTGGAAGCTCGGCCGGATGTACGCCGACGGCGACGGCGTCAACCGCGACGACGCCAAGGCTTACGATTACTTCTCGAAGATCGTCGACCATTTCGCCGAGGAGGAGCCGGACCCGCGCGAGCGCTCCATGGCGGCGAACGCCTTTGTGGCGGTCGGCCTTTATCTGCGCGACGGCCTGACCTCGGCCAAGATCGAGCCCGATCTCGACCGCGCCTTTGATCTCTTCCGCTACGCGGCGACCTATTTCCGCAACGCCGACGCGCAGTTTTATCTCGCCCGCATGTATCTCGACGGCGCAGGCGTGAAGAAAGACATGCGGCAGGGCGTCAATTGGCTCGAGCTTGCCGCGCGCAAAGGCCATGCGCAGGCGCAAGCCATGCTTGGCCGATTGATGTTCAACGGCGAGGCGGGCGGCGGCGCGCAGAAAGCGCGCGGACTGATGTATTTGACGCTCGCCCGCGACGCTGCGGCGGGCGGCGGGGTCAACGAGCAATGGATCGTCGACTCGCACGCAAAGGCGCTGGCGACCGCCAATGAGGCGGAACGCAAGGCCGCTGTCGCTTTGCTGGAAGACTATCTGCGCGAGCGAAACTAA
- a CDS encoding LysR family transcriptional regulator yields MDRLSLTSIFLACAEAGGFSAAGRALNLSRSSVGKAIARLEAQLGVRLFHRTTRSQSLTEDGQLYYEHARRAMAELDAARGAMASGQREPAGVLRVTAPVCLGRHCVAPLLLRFAAAHPRLELAMSFSDRPVDLIEEGYDLAVRIAATLDSTGVAGRRLGAQRMTICAAPDYLAQRGALATPADLENHDLLIYTRANAMRHWRLPDACGRVPAFATTARARFDDLDALASAAVMGFGLAWLPSYLAKKWLETGALVEVMPNEPTVVFDVMLLWPQGPQMPMRVRRAIDYLVAEAPAFLG; encoded by the coding sequence ATGGACCGTCTCAGCCTCACGTCGATTTTTCTGGCTTGCGCGGAGGCGGGCGGCTTCTCGGCCGCCGGCCGGGCGCTCAACCTGTCGCGGTCCTCGGTGGGCAAAGCCATCGCGCGGCTCGAGGCGCAGCTCGGGGTTCGTCTCTTCCATCGCACCACGCGCAGCCAGAGCCTGACGGAAGATGGCCAGCTCTATTATGAGCACGCGCGGCGCGCGATGGCCGAACTCGACGCGGCGCGTGGCGCGATGGCCTCGGGCCAGCGGGAGCCAGCCGGCGTCTTGCGGGTCACGGCGCCGGTCTGCCTCGGTCGCCACTGCGTTGCGCCATTGCTCTTGAGATTTGCGGCGGCGCATCCGCGCCTCGAGCTCGCAATGTCCTTCTCCGACCGGCCCGTCGATCTGATCGAGGAAGGTTATGATCTGGCGGTCCGGATCGCCGCAACGCTGGATTCCACCGGCGTCGCCGGCCGGCGCCTCGGCGCGCAAAGAATGACGATATGCGCCGCGCCCGACTATCTGGCGCAACGCGGCGCGCTGGCGACGCCGGCCGATCTCGAAAACCACGATCTGCTGATCTACACGCGCGCCAACGCCATGCGCCATTGGCGCTTGCCCGACGCCTGCGGTCGCGTCCCCGCCTTCGCGACAACGGCCCGCGCGCGTTTCGACGATCTCGACGCGCTTGCCAGCGCCGCCGTCATGGGGTTCGGCCTCGCCTGGCTCCCATCCTATCTGGCGAAGAAGTGGCTGGAGACCGGCGCGCTGGTCGAGGTGATGCCAAACGAGCCGACCGTCGTGTTTGACGTCATGCTGCTCTGGCCGCAAGGGCCGCAAATGCCGATGCGCGTCAGGCGGGCGATCGACTATCTCGTGGCGGAGGCGCCCGCCTTCCTGGGTTGA
- a CDS encoding zinc-dependent alcohol dehydrogenase family protein: protein MKAWTIDSFGRDNLKLVELARPEPGPGDVLVQVANVSLNYRDQLVVEGKLGGGFDFPFTPGSDLAGRVAACGAGVTRFSVGDRVISSYVPGWIDGLPPGSAARPYTTTMGGPLPGVLAEFVALPADWLVRAPGSLSDAQASTLPVAGVTAWIALVEAGRLRAGQTVLVQGTGGVALFGVQIARAHGARVIVTSSDDGKLELAKALGAHIGVNRTAGDWAKAVIEATDGRGADHILEIAGGANLAKSVEAAAVGGQISIIGIIEGLDLTAPALPLMLKQLVIRGVFVGHRRATEDFVAAVETIGLQPVIDRRYPFEALPEALAHLARGPFGKIVVDVAQAQNG from the coding sequence ATGAAGGCTTGGACGATCGATTCTTTCGGCCGCGATAATCTGAAGCTCGTCGAATTGGCGCGCCCCGAGCCGGGCCCCGGCGACGTGCTGGTTCAGGTCGCGAATGTTTCCCTGAATTATCGCGATCAACTCGTCGTCGAGGGGAAGCTCGGCGGCGGCTTCGATTTTCCCTTCACGCCCGGCTCCGATCTCGCGGGGAGGGTGGCGGCCTGCGGCGCGGGCGTGACGCGTTTCAGCGTCGGCGACCGCGTCATATCGAGCTATGTGCCCGGCTGGATCGACGGGCTTCCTCCGGGATCGGCGGCGCGGCCCTATACGACGACGATGGGCGGGCCGCTGCCGGGCGTGCTGGCGGAGTTCGTCGCTCTGCCCGCCGATTGGCTGGTCCGGGCGCCGGGGAGCCTGTCCGATGCGCAGGCGAGCACGCTGCCGGTCGCCGGCGTCACGGCCTGGATTGCCCTGGTCGAAGCAGGGCGGCTTCGCGCCGGTCAGACCGTCCTCGTGCAGGGCACGGGCGGCGTCGCGCTGTTCGGCGTGCAGATCGCGCGTGCGCATGGCGCAAGGGTGATCGTCACCTCCAGCGACGACGGCAAGCTCGAACTGGCCAAGGCGCTCGGCGCCCATATTGGCGTCAATCGCACCGCCGGCGATTGGGCGAAGGCGGTGATCGAGGCCACGGACGGGCGCGGTGCCGATCACATTCTCGAAATCGCCGGCGGCGCAAATCTGGCGAAATCCGTGGAGGCGGCCGCCGTCGGCGGCCAGATTTCGATCATCGGCATCATTGAGGGCCTCGACCTCACGGCGCCAGCGCTTCCCCTCATGCTCAAGCAACTTGTTATCAGGGGCGTTTTCGTCGGCCATCGCCGCGCCACCGAGGATTTCGTCGCGGCGGTCGAGACGATCGGCCTGCAGCCCGTAATCGACCGGCGCTACCCCTTCGAGGCGCTGCCCGAGGCTCTCGCCCATCTGGCGCGCGGGCCCTTCGGAAAGATCGTCGTCGACGTCGCGCAAGCACAAAATGGCTGA
- a CDS encoding 6-pyruvoyl trahydropterin synthase family protein, translating into MTVASFEVFREFYFEAAHALYDPEAKDGGKYRNLHGHSFRVRVTLRGERHGEEQWVMDLGKLGRRLAELREKLDHSFLNDLEGLGKPTLENLCLYIWRDLAPALPGLCEVGIFRDSCFEGCVYRGD; encoded by the coding sequence GTGACGGTGGCGAGTTTCGAGGTCTTCCGCGAATTCTATTTCGAGGCGGCGCACGCCCTCTACGACCCCGAGGCGAAGGACGGCGGCAAATACCGCAACCTTCACGGGCACTCCTTTCGCGTGCGCGTGACCTTGCGCGGCGAGCGCCATGGCGAGGAGCAATGGGTCATGGACCTCGGCAAGCTCGGCCGCCGGCTCGCAGAGCTGCGCGAGAAGCTCGATCATTCCTTCCTCAATGATCTGGAAGGTCTCGGCAAGCCGACGCTCGAAAACCTGTGCCTTTATATCTGGCGCGACCTCGCGCCCGCGCTCCCCGGCCTCTGCGAGGTTGGCATTTTTCGCGATAGCTGTTTCGAAGGCTGCGTTTACAGGGGCGACTAG
- a CDS encoding MBL fold metallo-hydrolase, protein MSATIRGFFDEATFTITYLVSDSATKIAAIIDPVLDFEPGGGIADTRGIETVLSVAREEGLTIAWVLETHAHADHLSAAPIVKSATDAKVGIGEHIVEVQDIFRPVFLADDIAPAGRDFDRLFKDGERLPLGEIDIEVLYTPGHTPACVSYKIGDAVFVGDTLFMPDYGTARADFPGGDARDLYRSIRRLLALPPQTRLFMCHDYKAPGRDFYLWETTVAEERAKNVQIRDGVSEDEFVADRQKRDKALTAPRLLLPSIQVNIRAGRFPPPGPDGVRRLLVPVKFKGAAAPAE, encoded by the coding sequence ATGTCGGCGACGATCAGGGGGTTCTTCGACGAAGCCACCTTCACCATCACCTATCTCGTGTCCGATTCAGCGACCAAAATCGCTGCGATTATCGACCCCGTGCTCGATTTCGAGCCGGGCGGGGGCATTGCCGACACACGCGGGATCGAAACCGTTTTATCCGTCGCTCGCGAAGAAGGGCTGACGATCGCGTGGGTTCTCGAAACCCATGCACATGCCGACCATCTCTCGGCCGCGCCAATCGTGAAATCCGCCACCGACGCGAAAGTCGGCATCGGCGAGCATATCGTCGAGGTCCAGGACATATTCCGCCCAGTATTTTTGGCTGACGACATCGCGCCCGCGGGCCGCGACTTTGACCGCCTGTTCAAGGACGGCGAGCGCCTGCCGCTCGGCGAGATCGACATAGAGGTCTTGTATACGCCGGGGCATACCCCCGCCTGCGTCTCCTACAAGATCGGCGACGCCGTCTTCGTCGGCGACACGCTCTTCATGCCGGATTATGGAACCGCCCGCGCCGATTTCCCGGGCGGAGACGCGCGGGACCTTTACCGGTCCATCCGCCGCCTGCTGGCCCTGCCGCCGCAGACGCGGCTCTTCATGTGCCACGACTACAAGGCGCCGGGCCGTGATTTCTATCTTTGGGAAACGACGGTCGCCGAGGAGCGCGCCAAAAACGTGCAGATAAGGGACGGGGTGAGTGAAGATGAGTTCGTCGCGGATCGCCAGAAGCGGGACAAGGCGCTAACGGCGCCCCGTCTTCTGCTGCCATCCATCCAAGTGAATATCCGCGCCGGCCGCTTCCCGCCGCCGGGACCGGACGGCGTCCGCCGGCTCCTTGTCCCGGTAAAATTCAAAGGCGCCGCAGCGCCCGCGGAGTAG